CGGCAGGAAACGGGCCCATTCTTCCCGGCTGATCGGCGGTGGCGCGGTGGCGCAGATGCCCGCCGCGGCGCGGTCGGGCGTGGTTTCCCAGAGGTGCGCGGAGTGATCCGTCGCGCCGCTGGCGAGTACCTGGCCGTCGGGGCGGAACACGACCGCGCCCACGTCGTCGGTGTGGCCGCTCAGCGTGCCCGCAGCGAGCGGCCGGTCGGGGCGCGTCAGGTCCCACAGGCGCACGGTCGCGTCGGCGCCCGCGGTGGCCAACTGACGACCGTCCGGGCTGAACGCCGACATCCACACCATGCCGCCGTGGCCCGGCAGCGTGGCCAGTGGGCGTGGGTGGTCGAAATCGGTCACGTCGAGCAGCCGCTGGGCTTTCTCCCGATCGTTCCAAGTGGACAGATACCGCCCGTCCGGGCTCAGTGACCGGGCCGTCACCAGTTCGTCCGCACCCGGCGGGAAGTCCGCCTCACGCGGAGCCGCCGGATCGGTGACGTCCCAGCGCCGCGTCTGCCGCTCGCCGGCGCCACCCGTGAGCACCGTCCGCCCGTCGGGGCTGAACAGCACCGACCACACCTCGTCCGCGAGACCGCCGGGCTGGGACAGGCGCCGGGGCGCGGTGCGATCGGCCACGTCCCACAGGCTCAGCCCGTGTGCCCCGGCCAGTGCCAGCACTCGGCCGTCCGGGCGATAGGCCAGCGCGAAAACCTCGGCGGTCCCCGGCACGATCGTGGCGTGCCGCACCGGGTGGACCGGATCGGCGACGTCCCACAGCACGGCGACCCCGTCCTCGGACGCGGTGGCCAGCGTGCGCCCGTCGGGGGAGAACATCGCGGAGCGAGCGGGCCGGACACCACCCGGCAGCCTGGCCAGCGGTCGCCTCTGCCTGGCATCGCTGACGTCCCAGAGCCGGATCGAACCGTCCCAGCTCGCCGTGGCCAGCACCCGGCCGTCCGGCGAGAACGCGACGGAGGCCACGACGTCGCGATGACCGACCAGCGGCAGCGCCCGGAGTTCCTGGAGCCGGACGCCCGCGTCCTCGTCGACGGCGGCGATCGTGGCGCTGTCCGGGCTGAACGCGGCGGACGACCGCCCACCGGGCAACGTCGTCACGTTCGCCGGGCGAGCGAGGTCGGTCAGGTCCCACAGGATGGTGCCGCCCCCGGTGGAGGCGAGCCAGCCGCCGTCGGCGCTGAAGGCCACCGACGACACGGCGGCCGTGTGGCCGACAAGGGTCGCGCCGGTCCGTGGAGCATCCGGGTTCCGCACGTCCCAGAGCCGTACCTCGCGGTCCCAGCTCGCGGTCGCGACAGAGCCGCCATCCGGGGAGAACGCGACTCCCGAAACGAGACCGGCGTGCCCGGACAGCGTTCCGGCCGGGCGGGGCCGCTCCGGTGAGCGAAGATCCCACAGCTCGACCTCGCCGCCGCCCGCGGCGGCGAGGGTCCGGCCGTCGGGGCTGACCGCCACCTGGTGGAGGCGGTCAGCGCGACCTTGGATGGTCGCGACCGGGCGTGGTCGCCGGGGATCGGTCACGTTCCACAGCCGGACGGCCTTTTCGTTGGTGGCGGTGGCCAGGATCCCGTTCTGCCCGGAGTACGCGATCGAGGCGAGGCTGCTCGACGAGCCTCCCGGACTCGTCAGCCCGACCGGATCGCGGGGATTGGCCACGTCCCACAGACGAATACCGCGCTCGCCGATCGTCACCAGCGTCGTGCCGCCGGCGAACGCCACCGCCATCACGCGTTCGCCGACCGGCACCGTGGTGAGCGCGGCCGGGTGAGCCGAGTCCGTGACGTCCCACAGCCGCAGCGTCCGATCACCGCTCGCCGTCGCCATCAGGCGCCCGTCCGGGGCGTAGGCGAGGAAGATCTCCTGGTTGGTGTGGCCGGTCAGCCGGCTGGAGCGGGTACCGCCGTGGGCGCTCAGCACCGTGTCACGGGTTTCGGCGAGCGGGATGAGCCGGTGCGCGGCCAGCACGAGTTGCGCGGCCAGTCCCGGGTTCGACGCCCGGATCGACGCGGCGTCGGCCAGCACCCGGCGGGCGATCGCGGTGTTGCGCTCGGCTTCGGCGACACGCTCGGCCCGCACTGCCTGGACGACGGCCACCGCGGCGGCCAGCAGCAGCACGCCGAGCAGCGCGACCAGTCGCCGAAGCCGCCGGGTGTGCCGTTCGGCCAGGGCCCGCTCGGCGGCTTCGGCGTCGACGCTCGCCACGAGGAACTCGCGTTCCCGCTGGGTGAGCGCGGAGTCGTTGGCAGCGGCCCAGTCCTGTGCGGCGGCCAGGCGCGCGCCGCGGTACAGGGTGCCCGGGTCGCGGTGGTGCGTCTCCCACGCGTCCGTCGCGTCGGTGAGCAGGTGGTGCACGCGCAGGCCGTCACGGTCGGCGTCGACCCACTCCCGCAGCCGCGGCCAGCACTGGATCAGCGCTTCGTGCGTGATGTCCACGGTGTTGTGGTCGACGGTGAGCAGCCGGGCCCGGGTCAGGCGCTCCAGCACCTCCAGTGCGGCCGGGTCCAGGTCGAGTTCGTGGCGGCTGACGCGCCGTTTGGTGTGCTCGGTCTCGCCGACGGCGACGAGCCGGAGGAGCAGCCGGCGGGCGATCTCCGGCTCGTCACCGGTGAACGTGGCCCACAACTGTTCGGCACTGCGCGCGATCGCGTGCTCGATGCCGCCCACCGCCTCGTACCCGGCCAGGGTGAGGGTGGCGCCGCTGCGCCGCCGCCACGTTTCCCGCAGGGCGTGCGACACCAGTGGCAACACCATGCCCTGACCGGCGGCGTCGGCGACCAGCCGGGAGACCAGCGCCGCCTCGACCATGCAGCCGGCGGCCATCGCCGGGCGGGTGATCGCCTGCCGGAGGTCTTCGGTGCTCATCGCGCCGACCAGGTACTGCCCGCCGCGCAGCGCGCCGACCAGTTCCGGGTAACGGCCGCAGCGCCCGAAGCAGTCCGCCCGGACGCCGATCACCACGCGCGGCCCGTCCTCCGGCACGCGCACCAGGGTGCGGATGAACCGCTCGCGGTCGGCTTCGCCGGCGCCGAGCGTGAACAGCTCCTCGAACTGGTCCACGACCAGCAGCGCCTCCCCGGTGCGACCGAGCGATGCGACGGCGGCGGCCAGCTCGTCCAGTGGCCGCGGTCCCGGGGTGATCACCGCGGTGGGCCCGGTCGCCGCGGCCACCAGGCCCGCCCGGAGCACCGACGACTTCCCCACGCCCGAAGCACCGAACACCGCGGTGAACCGCCGCGTGGACACCAGTTCTCGCAGGTCGTCGACGACGGCGTCCCGGCCGAAGAACCGATCGGCGTCGCCCGCCTGGAACGCGGCCAGCCCCAGGTACGGCGGGTCGCCCTCGTCAGCGGGGTCGGCGGGTTCGGCGGTGGTGGCCAGTTCGGCCGCCACCGCACGCCATCGGCCGCGCCACTGGCCGACGTCGCCGCCGCACGCGCGCACGTAGGCGAGCGTGATGGTCAGGCTGGGCAACGCGCGGCCGCTCGCCGCCTTCGACAGCGCTGCCATCGAGTAGCCCGCGCGTTCCGCCAGTTCCCGGTAGGTCGGGCCGCCCGCGGCCCGGCGCAGTTCCCTCAGTTCGGCCGCCAACCTGCCCAGCGGCGTGTCGGCCGCGTCGAGCGGCCTTTCCCCCCGTGCCACCTCGCCCCTCCGATCGCGCGAAGCGATTTCGACATTCGCATTGTTGCCTGTTCAAGGCCCCGGCGGGAAACAACAAAAGCGGGATATACCTCGCCCGTCAGCTCGTCCGAGGTAGAGGGGGAATCAATGGGGAAGTGGAAAAGTCCGGTGCTCGCGCTGGTCGCGGCGGGAATCGGCACCGTCATCGCGGTGCCGGGGCCGGCGATGGCATCCGTCGGCGAGTTTGCCGGCCAGTGGACGATGCACCAGAGCAACGGGTACGTGGTGAGCCTCGATGTCGGCCCGGCAGGCGCCGGTGGTGCGTTCACCGGAACCGCGCACTACAACGCCATCACCGGCGCGATCGTGTCGGGACGGCTCGCCGCGACCGACGTCACCTTCGAAATCCACTGGTCCGACGGCAAGCAGGGCCGCTACATCGGCCATGCCGCCGGTCCTCAGCGCTGGATCGGTGAATGCGACCAGATCGGCACCTCACCCGTCCACGCGCACTGGTCCGCCGTACCGGCGTGACCGACATTCGAGAGGGGAAAACAATGAGAAGCTCAACAACGCGCAGATCGATGCGCCGGGTTTTCGCGGCGGTGGCCGTCGCGCTGGTGGCCGGCGGGGGTGTCGCCTCGGCCGGACAGGACAAGCCGGTGGTGGAGGAGGAGAACGCGTTCTCCTACATTTCGCCGGAGGTCCGCGCCAAGATGGCCGCGCAGGACAAGGCCAAATCGGCCGCGAACATCGTGCGACAGGCCGTCGCGCAGCACGATGGCACCGGCTTCACCAGCATCGCGCTCCAGGGTGAGTCGGTCGAACTGGCGTACAAGGGACCGATTCCGGACGCGGTGAACGCCGCGATCGACGAGGCACGCAAGACGGTGCCGGTATCGGTCAAGGACGCCCCGTATTCACTCGCGGAACTGGAGACCGCTTCGGCCGAGATCACCGAGCAGCTGCGCACGCGTCCGGACGGGCCCGCGCACAGCGTCGAGGTGACGCCGGACGGCGGGAGCCTGGTTGTCGGCGTCGACCAGGTGACCACCCTGCAGGCACTCGACCTGGCGGAGGTCGCGGTCCCGGTGCGGGTCGCGCAGCGCGAGCGGATGGCGTCGTTCGGGCGCCTCGACGACACGCCGCCGTACTGGGGCGGGGCCAGGATCGTCAGCACGGACATCCCCATCGAGTGCACCTCGGGCTTCGGCGTGCACGCCGGCGGCCAGCGCTACCTGCTGACCGCGGGACACTGTGGACGCCCGGACGCCGGTTGGACGAACGGGAACGGCAGCCGGTTCATCGGCAACGCCACGCACGAGCACATCGACCACGACCTGCTGCTCATCGCCACGGACGCGGGCAGCCGGATCTATGACGGCGGTGTCGGGGTCAACGAGTTCTCCAAGGCCGTGTCCGGGTGGGCGTGGACAGCCGGTAACGAGTGGGTCTGCAGTTCGGGCTCGGTCAGCGGGGTGATCTGCAACCACGTCGTGGAGCTTTTCAACCGGGTGCTCTGCGGTTACAACGCCTACGGCGACTACGAGTGCTACTCCGGGCTCGTCCAGACCAAGCAGTTCGACGGCCTGACCGCCGGTCGGCCGGGTGACAGCGGTGGCCCGGTGTTCGGCCTGGACGGTGACCGGGTCGTCGCCAAGGGCACCATCACCGGTGGCGGCGGCGTCACGCTGCTGTGGCAGCAGTTCGGCACCGCGGTCGGTGATTTCGGTATCGCACCGCTGACCAGCTGAGAAACCTCTGGAGCCGCGCCCCCTGCTCGTCGGTGGGCGCGGCTCCGGAGTGCGGGTCGTCAGGTGGTGAGGCGTCATCCAGTTCGGCCGGCCGCTCGGCGGGTTCGAGCGTGTCGTGGCCGAAGGTGCGGTGCGCCCAACCCGCCAGCTTCCGGGGAGTGACTGCGTGCGACAACGTCTGTGCCGCCATCGCCCGCAGCCCCGCCTCGCGCGCTGCGGGCGTGTCCCGTTCGTGGAAGTCGAGGCCGACCTCGTGCAGTGCGGCCTCGAGGTACTCCGGGACTTCGTTGTCAGCGTTCTTCACCGACACCGCGGCGAGCATGCACAGCGACGGCCCGTCGAACCCGGCCACCAGCAGCGTGCACGCCGCCCGGACCAGCGCATCCGCACCGACCTGGTCGACGTACCACAGGCCGACGGTGTCACGCAGACTGGTCAACGCGGCCTGTCGGCGAATTCGATCACTGGTCACCGTTGAACCGCTCCGTTCCCACCGGCAGTTGCATGGCGATCATCGAGCGCAGCGTCACGTAGCCGACCGCCTCGTTGACGCGGATCATGTGCGTGTTCTCCGCGCCCGTCGTCGTGCTGATCCGTTCGAGCGCGGGGCAGTCGGCGACCAGCCACCGCGCCATGTCCGCTTTCAGGCACCGTCCCAGTCCATGTCCCCGGTGGGCTGCCAGCACGGCGGTGTCGCGCTGATAACCCCAGTCGGGACGGCGGGGGTGCACGCACGTTTCGGTGAAACCGGCGACCTCGCCACTCTCCTCGTGCACCGCGACCACCACCCGCTGCTTGAGGGCCTGCGACCGCGATTCGGCCTCGGCGGCGCGTAACCGCCGCAGCCGGTATCCCGCGGGTACCTCGACTTCCCACCTGGACCCGTCTGGACCGTCCACGTCGGCGAGCACCAGCACCTGCCGGACGATCGTGCGGACGGGCCGGAAGCCCAGTGCCTCGGCCCACCACTGGCCGGCGGTTCCTTCGACCACTTCCCAGCCTTCGATGCTCTGCGTTGCTGCTCGCGCAGATCGAGCAGGACCGCGCGCAACATCGCGGTGCCGAAGCCCGCGCGACGGTGAGCCGGATGCACCTTGATGT
The genomic region above belongs to Amycolatopsis sp. YIM 10 and contains:
- a CDS encoding GNAT family N-acetyltransferase → MVEGTAGQWWAEALGFRPVRTIVRQVLVLADVDGPDGSRWEVEVPAGYRLRRLRAAEAESRSQALKQRVVVAVHEESGEVAGFTETCVHPRRPDWGYQRDTAVLAAHRGHGLGRCLKADMARWLVADCPALERISTTTGAENTHMIRVNEAVGYVTLRSMIAMQLPVGTERFNGDQ